The following are encoded together in the Lathyrus oleraceus cultivar Zhongwan6 chromosome 3, CAAS_Psat_ZW6_1.0, whole genome shotgun sequence genome:
- the LOC127129074 gene encoding zinc finger BED domain-containing protein DAYSLEEPER, producing the protein MSQTDPVTQSDIVNNLIQAETTEAPPPSVQSSETNNDEENANKKRKVGEASNDSNVIAGDSGNRKPIKSRSWTWEHFTKIGSRAKCNWCDVTYAADSQRNGTSNLKHHLLHQCKKFSKESLDPTQQTLVLQQLKKEDGNGSGSVFTGVHFDAEACRKALARMIIVDELPFKFVEGEGFLHFMSVVQPKLSIPKRITIARDCWDLYTSEKHKLKSVLNKSNQCVCLTTDCWTSVQNLSYLCLTAHFIDHDWKIHKRILNFCPIVNHKGVTIGKKIEKCLEEWLIGNVFTITGGRVLTCYRSSLTPKTVEALICTQNWCKSSPVSVDIEELVDELENLELELAPIPQLNEGVSDIDSD; encoded by the exons ATGAGCCAAACTGATCCTGTAACTCAATCTGATATTGTCAACAACCTTATTCAG GCTGAAACAACTGAAGCTCCACCTCCATCAGTACAAAGTAGTGAAACAAACAATGATGAAGAAAATGCTAACAAGAAAAGAAAGGTTGGAGAAGCTTCCAATGATTCTAATGTTATAGCTGGAGATTCAGGTAACAGAAAACCTATTAAATCTAGATCTTGGACTTGGGAACATTTTACAAAAATAGGATCAAGAGCTAAGTGTAATTGGTGTGATGTAACATATGCTGCTGATTCACAAAGAAATGGCACTAGTAATTTAAAACACCATTTGCTGCATCAGTGTAAGAAGTTTTCAAAAGAGTCTCTTGATCCCACTCAACAGACTCTTGTTCTTCAACAATTGAAAAAAGAAGATGGGAATGGATCTGGTAGTGTTTTCACTGGTGTTCATTTTGATGCCGAGGCATGTAGGAAAGCTTTAGCTAGGATGATTATTGTTGATGAGTTGCCTTTTAAGTTTGTTGAGGGAGAGGGGTTTCTTCATTTTATGAGTGTTGTGCAACCTAAACTCTCAATTCCTAAAAGGATTACAATTGCTAGAGATTGTTGGGATTTGTACACGAGTGAGAAACATAAGTTAAAAAGTGTGCTAAATAAATCAAATCAATGTGTCTGTCTTACAACTGATTGTTGGACATCTGTTCAAAATTTGAGTTATCTTTGTCTCACTGCACATTTCATTGATCATGATTGGAAAATCCATAAAAGGATTCTGAATTTTTGTCCAATTGTGAATCACAAAGGAGTAACCATCGgcaaaaaaattgaaaaatgttTGGAGGAATGGCTAATAGGTAATGTTTTCACCATTACGGGAGGTAGAGTGCTTACTTGCTATAGAAGTTCTCTTACGCCAAAAACAGTTGAAGCTTTAATTTGTACACAAAATTGGTGTAAATCTTCCCCGGTGTCGGTGGATATTGAAGAGCTTGTGGATGAGTTAGAAAATCTGGAATTAG AACTTGCTCCAATCCCACAATTGAATGAAGGTGTATCTGATATAGACTCTGATTAG